Proteins encoded in a region of the Cyclopterus lumpus isolate fCycLum1 chromosome 23, fCycLum1.pri, whole genome shotgun sequence genome:
- the LOC117726466 gene encoding transmembrane protein 60-like isoform X1 — protein sequence MSLAQRVLLTWVFTLVFLIMLVLKLDGKVQWNWFLIFLPVWVFDGILILMLAIKMAGRCKPGYDPRNGSPDLRLRAWYLTAMLLKLGFCLTLCAKLEKLADVKLTVVCIPLWTMLLGALVELGMNIFPERREA from the exons ATGTCTCTGGCTCAGAGGGTTTTGTTGACCTGGGTCTTCACCCTGGTCTTCCTCATCATGCTAGTACTGAAACTGGATGGGAAG gtGCAGTGGAACTggttcctcatcttcctcccgGTGTGGGTATTTGATggcatcctcatcctcatgctTGCCATCAAGATGGCAGGCCGCTGCAAGCCCGGGTATGACCCGCGCAACGGCTCCCCAGACCTGCGTCTGCGTGCCTGGTACCTGACGGCCATGCTGCTCAAGCTGGGCTTCTGCCTGACGCTGTGCGCCAAGCTGGAGAAGCTGGCGGATGTGAAGCTAACTGTTGTGTGCATACCACTTTGGACCATGTTACTGGGGGCATTGGTGGAGCTGGGGATGAATATATTTCCTGAAAGGAGAGAGGCCTGA
- the LOC117726466 gene encoding transmembrane protein 60-like isoform X2 — protein MSSLSVQWNWFLIFLPVWVFDGILILMLAIKMAGRCKPGYDPRNGSPDLRLRAWYLTAMLLKLGFCLTLCAKLEKLADVKLTVVCIPLWTMLLGALVELGMNIFPERREA, from the exons ATGTCATCATTAAGT gtGCAGTGGAACTggttcctcatcttcctcccgGTGTGGGTATTTGATggcatcctcatcctcatgctTGCCATCAAGATGGCAGGCCGCTGCAAGCCCGGGTATGACCCGCGCAACGGCTCCCCAGACCTGCGTCTGCGTGCCTGGTACCTGACGGCCATGCTGCTCAAGCTGGGCTTCTGCCTGACGCTGTGCGCCAAGCTGGAGAAGCTGGCGGATGTGAAGCTAACTGTTGTGTGCATACCACTTTGGACCATGTTACTGGGGGCATTGGTGGAGCTGGGGATGAATATATTTCCTGAAAGGAGAGAGGCCTGA